A stretch of DNA from Micromonospora sp. WMMD1155:
GCCGGGAGGTGCCGGGGTGCATGGGTGCTCCTTCGAGGGCTTCGCGGGTGTTCACAGCCGACCCGCCCGGCGTTCCGTCGCGAGCAGCCAGACCAGGTAGCCGCCGCCGATCACTCCGGTCACCACGCCGACCGGAAGCTGGTGCCCGGGGAATGCGCGCTGGGCCAGCAGGTCGGCGCCGACCAGCAGCGCCGCTCCGACGGCCGCCGACGGCAGCAGGTTCGGGCCGGGCGCCCGGGTGAGCCGTTTCGTCACGTGCGGCGCGACGAGCGCCACGAAGGACACCGGCCCGGCGGCAGCCGCCGCGAACGAGACCAGCAGGACCGCCGCCGCGAGCAGCACCAGGCGCAGCCGGCGCACCGGCACGCCGAGAGCGCCGGCCGTGTCGTCACCCAACTCCATCATCCGCAACGCCGGACCGCAGACGACGAGGACCACTGGTGCCACCACGACCAGGACGCCGAGCAGCGGCCCGGCGTTCGCCCAGCCCCGCCCGTCCAGGCTGCCGGTGAGCCAGAGCACCGCGCGGGCGGCGTCCATCAGGGGCGCCCGGGTCAGCAGGTAGCCGTTGACTCCGGTCAGGATCGCGGCGATGCCGATGCCGACCAGGACGAGGCGGTAGCCGTGCACACCGCGCCGCCAGGCGAGCGCGTAGATCACCAGCCCGGTGGCGAGCCCGCCGGCGACCGCCGCGCCCGCGAGGGCCAGGCTGCTGCCGCCGAGGACGACCACCACCAGCGCGCCGGCCGACGCGCCCTGGGTGAAGCCGAGGATGTCCGGGCTGCCCAGCGGGTTGCGGACCAGCGACTGGAACACCGCACCGGCCAGTGACAGCGCCGCGCCCACCAGCAGGGCGGTGACCAGTCGGGGCAGTCGCAGGTCGTGCACGATGAACTGCTCCGCCGGGGTGCCACCGCCGACGAGCGTGCCCAGCACGTCGGCCGGGCCCATCGGATAGTCACCGCTGCCCAGGGCGACCAGGCCGAGGCCGACCGCGAGCGACGCCGCGCCGACGCCGACGGCCAGCGCCCGGGGACGGAACCGCAGCGACAAACCCCCGGGGGTACGCAGAACGGTCACGGTTGCGCCACCCGTCGACGGGTGACCAGCCACAGGAAGAGCGGGCCGCCCAGCACGGCGGTCACCATGCCGACCTGGAGTTCTCCCGGTCGACCCAGCACCCGGCCGAGCACGTCGGCGCCGAGCAGCAGCGCGGGCGCGAGCACCGCACAGTACGGCAGGAGCCACCGCAGGTCCGGACCGGTCAGGGCGCGGACGAGGTGCGGCACCAGCAGCCCGACGAAGACGATCGGCCCGCAGGCGGCGGTCGCCGCACCGCACAGCAGCGTGACCGCCACGATCACGGCGGCGCGGATCAGCACCGGCCGGGCGCCCAGGGACCGCGCCGCGTCGTCGCCGAGGGCGAGCGCGTTCAGCGGGCGGGCGGAACCGAGCGCGACCAGCAGGCCGACGAGGATGAACGGCAGCACCCGCTGCACTGTCGCGGTGTCCGCGCTGGCCAGCGAGCCGACCGTCCAGAACCGCAGCCGGTCCAGCGAGGCGGTGTCCAGCAGCATCACCGCCATCACGTAGGAGTAGAGGGTCGCGTTGAGCGCCGCTCCGGCCAGCGCGAGGCGGGCCGGGGTGGCCCCACGTCCGCCGCCGACGGCGTAGACGAGGGCGGTCACGGCCGCCGCGCCGAGCAGCGCGAACCAGACGTACCCGCCGACGGCGGTGACGCCCAGGAACGCGGCGGCGGTGGCGACGGCCGCGGACGCCCCGGCGTTGATGCCGAGCAGCCCGGGGTCGGCGAGGGGGTTGCGGGTGAGGGCCTGCATGACGGCGCCGGCCACGCCGAGCGCGGCGCCGGCGAGGAGCCCGAGGAGGGTACGCGGCAGGCGCATCCGGTGCACCACCGCGTACTCGGCGGCGTCGCGGTGCAGCAGGCCGGACCAGACGTCGGCGAGCGGCATGGCCTTCGCCCCGACCGCGATGCTGAGCAGCACGATCACTCCGAGCAGTGTCACGGCGGCGATCAGACCGGCGGCGCGGGCCGCCTGACGGCCGCGTCGGACCGGGAAGACCGCCGGGGCCCGGTCCGGCACGCGTGGTGCCGGTCTGGTGACGGTGGGTGTGGCGTCCAGTGTGGGCTCCGGAGTGATGGCGGCACGACCGGCCGCTGTTGACAATGACCGAGGTTAGGCTAACCTAACCCCGCTGCCCTGGTCGAGTCCGGCCAACCTTTGATCGAAAGACAACACCATGCCCGATGCCCTGTCCGCACGTCGTCTCTCCCGCCGTGGCCTCCTGGCCGCCGGTGGTGCCGCCACGTTGGCCACCCTGCTCGCCGGATGCGGCACTGACGACACCGCGAAGCCCGCCGCCGGCAACGGAAACGGCCCCTGGTCGTTCACCGACGACCGGGGCACGAAGGTCGAGGCGAAGGCCCGGCCGACGCGTGTGGTGGCCTTCACCGGCGTGGCGGCGGCCCTGATCGATTTCGGTCTCGACAGGCAGCTCGTGGGCGTGTTCGGTGAAACGAAGCGTGCCGACGGCACCGCCGACCCGCAGGCCGGTGACCTCGACGTCGAGGCCGTCGAGATCCTCGGCAACGTGTGGGGCGAGTTCAGCCTGGAGAAGTACGCGGCGCTGCGCCCCGAACTGCTGGTCACCCACATGTACGACCCGGACGCGCTCTGGTACGTGCCGGACGAGAGCAAGGCGAAGATCCTTCCGCTCGCGCCCAGCGTGGCGGTCACCACCGCCCGGGTGCCGATGACCAAGCCGATCGAGCGCTACGCCGCGCTGGCCGAGTCGCTCGGCGCGGACCTGTCCGCGAAGAAGGTCACCGACGCGAAGGCCCGCTTCGACGCCGCCGCCGAGTCGGTCCGGCAGGCGGTCAAGGCCAACCCCGGCATCAAGGTGATGGCCTGCTCCGGCAGCCCCGACCTCTTCTACGTCTCCAACCCGAAGGTCAGCACCGACCTGATGTACTTCGCCGAGCTGGGCGTCGACATCGTGGTCCCCACCAAGCTCGAAGCAGGCGACTACTTCGAGGCGCTGAGCTGGGAGAACACCGCCAAGTTCCCGGCCGACCTGATCCTGCTGGACAACCGCAGCACCGCCCTTCAGCCCAAGGACCTCGCCGCCAAGCCGACCTGGCAGCAACTGCCGGCGGTCAAGGCCGACCAGGTGACCCCGTGGGACGCGGTGCCCCGCTTCTCGTACGCCGGCTCCGCCCCGCTGCTGGAGAACCTCGCCACCGCCATCCGGAACGCGAAGAAGGTCAGCTGAACAACCCACCGCCCCGGGCGCACCGCCGCGCCCGGGGTGGGTCTCCGCTGCCCTCGTCGAGAACGTGGAAGGACATCCCGTGACCGTGCCGACGTACCCCGTCGAGACCATCGCGCCGTCACCGACGCCCGCCGCCGCGCGGGCCCACCTGCTGCACGACGCGTCGGTGGAGCAGTACCGCCGCTCGATCGCCGACGGCGTCGACCGGGTCGCCCGCCGGGTCGCCACCGCCGACCGGCCCGGCACCGGGATCACCCCGGCCGAGCTGGCCCCCCTGGTCGACCGGGTGGACCTGGACCGGCCGTTGGGTGACACCGGCGCCGCGCTGGACGAGTTGGAGGACGTCTACCTGCGCGACGCCGTCTGGTTCCACCACCCCCGCTACCTCGCCCACCTCAACTGCCCGGTGGCCATCCCGGCGCTGCTCGGCGAGGCGGTGCTCACCGCCGTCAACTCCTCACTGGACACCTGGGACCAGAGTGCCGGGGCGACGCTCATCGAGCGGCGGCTGATCGACTGGACCGCCGCGCGGATCGGGCTCGGCCCGGACGCCGACGGTGTCTTCACCAGCGGTGGCAGCCAGTCCAACCTCCAGGCGCTGCTGCTGGCCCGCGAGGAGGCGTGCGTCGGCGCGATCGGCCCGGCGGCCCGCGCCGAGCTGCTGCCCCGGCTGCGGGTGCTCACCTCCGCCGCCGGTCACTTCAGCGTGCAGAAGTCGGCAAAGCTGCTCGGGCTCTCCCCGGACGCGGTGATCGTGGTCCCCACCGACAGCCGTCGACGGATCCGGTCGGCCGCCGTGAGCGCGGAGATCGCGCGGTGCCGGGAGGCCGGGCTGGTGGTGATGGCTGTCGTCGCCACCGCCGGCACCACCGACTTCGGCTCGATCGACCCGTTGACGGAGCTGGCCGCGATCTGCGGGTCG
This window harbors:
- a CDS encoding iron chelate uptake ABC transporter family permease subunit; the protein is MTVLRTPGGLSLRFRPRALAVGVGAASLAVGLGLVALGSGDYPMGPADVLGTLVGGGTPAEQFIVHDLRLPRLVTALLVGAALSLAGAVFQSLVRNPLGSPDILGFTQGASAGALVVVVLGGSSLALAGAAVAGGLATGLVIYALAWRRGVHGYRLVLVGIGIAAILTGVNGYLLTRAPLMDAARAVLWLTGSLDGRGWANAGPLLGVLVVVAPVVLVVCGPALRMMELGDDTAGALGVPVRRLRLVLLAAAVLLVSFAAAAAGPVSFVALVAPHVTKRLTRAPGPNLLPSAAVGAALLVGADLLAQRAFPGHQLPVGVVTGVIGGGYLVWLLATERRAGRL
- a CDS encoding iron chelate uptake ABC transporter family permease subunit, producing MPDRAPAVFPVRRGRQAARAAGLIAAVTLLGVIVLLSIAVGAKAMPLADVWSGLLHRDAAEYAVVHRMRLPRTLLGLLAGAALGVAGAVMQALTRNPLADPGLLGINAGASAAVATAAAFLGVTAVGGYVWFALLGAAAVTALVYAVGGGRGATPARLALAGAALNATLYSYVMAVMLLDTASLDRLRFWTVGSLASADTATVQRVLPFILVGLLVALGSARPLNALALGDDAARSLGARPVLIRAAVIVAVTLLCGAATAACGPIVFVGLLVPHLVRALTGPDLRWLLPYCAVLAPALLLGADVLGRVLGRPGELQVGMVTAVLGGPLFLWLVTRRRVAQP
- a CDS encoding ABC transporter substrate-binding protein, whose product is MPDALSARRLSRRGLLAAGGAATLATLLAGCGTDDTAKPAAGNGNGPWSFTDDRGTKVEAKARPTRVVAFTGVAAALIDFGLDRQLVGVFGETKRADGTADPQAGDLDVEAVEILGNVWGEFSLEKYAALRPELLVTHMYDPDALWYVPDESKAKILPLAPSVAVTTARVPMTKPIERYAALAESLGADLSAKKVTDAKARFDAAAESVRQAVKANPGIKVMACSGSPDLFYVSNPKVSTDLMYFAELGVDIVVPTKLEAGDYFEALSWENTAKFPADLILLDNRSTALQPKDLAAKPTWQQLPAVKADQVTPWDAVPRFSYAGSAPLLENLATAIRNAKKVS
- a CDS encoding aspartate aminotransferase family protein, giving the protein MTVPTYPVETIAPSPTPAAARAHLLHDASVEQYRRSIADGVDRVARRVATADRPGTGITPAELAPLVDRVDLDRPLGDTGAALDELEDVYLRDAVWFHHPRYLAHLNCPVAIPALLGEAVLTAVNSSLDTWDQSAGATLIERRLIDWTAARIGLGPDADGVFTSGGSQSNLQALLLAREEACVGAIGPAARAELLPRLRVLTSAAGHFSVQKSAKLLGLSPDAVIVVPTDSRRRIRSAAVSAEIARCREAGLVVMAVVATAGTTDFGSIDPLTELAAICGSAGVWLHVDAAYGCGLLVSPTRRHLLDGIERADSVTVDFHKSFFQPVSSSALLVRDRRALRHATYHADYLNPARMVEQRIPNQVDKSLQTTRRFDALKLWLTLRVMGPDALGALFDEVIDRAADAWQLVSEDPRFEVVTRSELSTVVFRYLPTGPGRELADAANLHAREALAASGLAVVAGTRVDGHHFLKFTLLNPATTVDDVDHVLELIAHHAGRYVHERTAADLTCHVG